A window of the Paraburkholderia sp. ZP32-5 genome harbors these coding sequences:
- a CDS encoding LysR family transcriptional regulator has protein sequence MPAFDWNDLQYVLAVARDGSLAAVARRLKVDPTTVGRRLRAIEAALGAKLFERDSDGQMRATDAGRIVIQRTQTIEAEIGNLDAAVRTHDVAVRGTVRLTAVPVLINRVLMPALPALIARHPELNIELVADHRDLNLPRRDADIAVRLARPGNEAGERIVARRIGMLAYAVYAAANCADPHALPWLTYEAGMRHLPQAQWIARVADSDGGLAAVVANDAEALLQGVQAGLGRSLLPCIVADRTPGLVRLPHDHHAPPEREIWTLTHPDVRPLARISAVLAWLDAIVATPYAMSAAT, from the coding sequence ATGCCTGCATTCGATTGGAACGATCTCCAGTATGTTCTTGCCGTCGCTCGTGACGGCTCGCTCGCCGCGGTCGCGCGGCGCCTGAAAGTCGACCCGACCACGGTCGGGCGGCGGCTGCGCGCGATCGAAGCGGCGCTCGGCGCGAAGCTGTTCGAACGCGATAGCGACGGGCAGATGCGCGCGACCGATGCGGGCCGCATCGTGATCCAGCGCACGCAAACGATCGAAGCGGAGATCGGCAATCTCGATGCGGCCGTCCGCACGCACGACGTTGCGGTACGCGGCACGGTGCGGCTCACCGCGGTGCCGGTGCTGATCAACCGGGTTCTGATGCCGGCGTTGCCGGCGCTGATCGCACGACATCCCGAACTGAACATCGAACTCGTTGCCGACCATCGCGATCTGAACCTGCCGCGTCGCGATGCGGACATCGCGGTGCGTCTCGCGAGACCGGGCAACGAGGCGGGCGAGCGGATCGTCGCGCGCAGGATCGGCATGCTGGCCTATGCGGTCTATGCCGCGGCGAATTGCGCCGACCCTCACGCATTGCCATGGCTGACCTACGAGGCCGGCATGCGCCACCTGCCTCAGGCGCAGTGGATCGCGCGCGTGGCCGACAGCGACGGCGGCCTCGCCGCGGTGGTCGCGAACGACGCCGAAGCACTGCTGCAAGGGGTTCAGGCAGGGCTCGGGCGATCGCTGCTGCCCTGCATCGTCGCGGATCGCACGCCGGGCCTCGTGCGTTTGCCGCACGATCATCACGCGCCGCCCGAGCGCGAAATCTGGACGCTCACTCATCCGGATGTGCGGCCTCTCGCGCGAATCTCCGCGGTGCTGGCGTGGCTCGACGCGATCGTCGCAACGCCTTATGCGATGTCGGCCGCGACGTAG
- a CDS encoding penicillin acylase family protein: MRLNIVPGRYLAALLIALIFAASLQSCATQATDSVTRTEPYRVEIRRTALGIPHLKADDWGSLGYGYGYVQAQDNLCTMADGFVTYRGERSRYFGANARPTVEASFGQPDNLDADFFFRFITDDAAVARYRNSQSADMRALIDGFVAGYNRYVADLARGEFPGAHAACRAAPWAGKITSTDIYRRQYAANLAGGAARFVTAIARAQPPAATPPLSNGLPGEMRGDAPLADVGGHAGIGSNALAFGADATHSRSALLLANPHWLWSGPDRFYQAQLTIPGKLNVSGVSFLGVPLIVMGFNDNVAWAHTVSTAKRFGLFQLTLVPGAPTHYQVDGKPEAMVPTQLHVEVRDTDGSLHTVSRTLYRSRFGPLVNLATLSPALAWNAQQAFALRDINADNVRVLENFVEWNQATSLDDFIRIQKNNAALPWVNTIAIGRGDPRVWYADIGAVPNVPDELAQRCTPPAGQAVARAMPGVPFLDGSRSDCDWRDERGAAQHYALPAAQMPSLLRRDYVGNFNDSYWLSNPAAPLTGFAKIVGPINTPQSLRTRLGHAIAAQLQSDPNGVSAEALERAALDSRSMSALLFKQPVLDRLCNSEAIATLQATEEIDERRAACKVLGAWNDTAATTAVGATLWDETWRRLLTIPPAQLYAIPFDATKPLTTPAGIAADPARLAAALHDAITALRSAGIAIDAPRGAALYVQRNAERIALYGGCDAAGYFTAACASHPFDSSGYSMNVNPTGDTYLQVVSFDDTQVIAHTLLASSESDDPASPHYADATRDYAAKRWLTVPFSEQAIARDSELGVRTLSSADANAQ; the protein is encoded by the coding sequence ATGCGCTTGAACATCGTCCCTGGCCGCTACCTCGCCGCGCTGCTGATCGCGCTTATCTTCGCCGCAAGCTTGCAAAGCTGCGCGACCCAGGCCACCGATAGCGTCACGCGCACGGAGCCCTATCGCGTCGAGATCCGCCGTACCGCGCTCGGCATTCCGCATCTGAAAGCGGACGATTGGGGCAGCCTCGGCTACGGTTACGGCTATGTGCAGGCGCAGGACAATCTGTGCACGATGGCCGACGGCTTCGTCACGTATCGCGGCGAACGCTCGCGCTACTTCGGCGCGAATGCGCGGCCCACCGTCGAAGCAAGCTTCGGCCAGCCCGACAATCTCGACGCGGATTTCTTTTTCCGTTTCATCACCGACGACGCGGCCGTTGCGCGCTACCGCAACAGTCAGAGCGCCGACATGCGCGCGTTGATCGACGGCTTCGTCGCCGGCTATAACCGCTACGTCGCCGACCTCGCTCGCGGCGAATTTCCGGGCGCGCATGCGGCCTGTCGCGCGGCGCCGTGGGCCGGCAAAATCACCAGCACGGATATTTACCGGCGCCAGTACGCGGCGAATCTGGCGGGCGGCGCGGCGCGCTTCGTCACCGCGATTGCGCGCGCGCAACCGCCCGCCGCGACGCCGCCGCTTTCTAACGGACTACCCGGAGAAATGCGAGGCGACGCACCGCTCGCTGACGTCGGCGGCCACGCGGGAATCGGCAGCAACGCACTCGCGTTCGGCGCGGACGCGACGCACAGCCGCAGCGCGCTGCTGCTCGCCAATCCGCATTGGCTCTGGAGCGGCCCGGATCGTTTCTATCAGGCGCAACTGACGATTCCCGGCAAGCTCAATGTAAGCGGCGTGTCGTTTCTCGGCGTGCCGCTGATCGTGATGGGTTTCAACGACAACGTTGCGTGGGCACATACCGTGTCCACCGCGAAGCGTTTCGGCCTCTTCCAGCTGACACTCGTACCGGGCGCGCCGACGCATTATCAGGTGGACGGGAAGCCTGAAGCGATGGTACCGACGCAGCTGCACGTCGAAGTGCGCGATACCGACGGCTCGCTGCATACGGTATCGCGCACGTTGTACCGTTCGCGTTTCGGCCCACTCGTCAATCTGGCGACGCTGTCGCCCGCGCTCGCGTGGAATGCACAGCAGGCATTCGCGTTACGCGATATCAATGCGGACAATGTCCGCGTACTCGAGAACTTTGTCGAATGGAATCAGGCGACGTCGCTCGACGATTTCATTCGTATCCAGAAGAACAATGCGGCGCTGCCATGGGTCAATACGATCGCGATCGGCCGCGGCGATCCGCGCGTGTGGTACGCGGATATCGGCGCGGTGCCGAACGTGCCCGACGAACTCGCGCAGCGCTGCACGCCGCCGGCGGGTCAAGCGGTAGCGCGCGCTATGCCGGGCGTGCCGTTTCTCGACGGCTCGCGCAGCGACTGTGACTGGCGCGACGAGCGTGGCGCGGCGCAACACTACGCGCTGCCGGCCGCGCAAATGCCGTCGCTGCTGCGGCGCGATTATGTCGGCAATTTCAATGACAGCTACTGGCTCAGCAATCCGGCCGCGCCGTTGACCGGCTTCGCGAAGATCGTCGGCCCGATCAACACGCCGCAATCGTTGCGCACGCGGCTCGGTCATGCGATCGCCGCGCAATTGCAGAGCGATCCCAACGGCGTCTCCGCCGAGGCGCTCGAACGCGCGGCGCTCGATAGCCGCTCGATGTCGGCGTTGCTATTCAAGCAGCCGGTACTCGACCGTCTTTGCAACAGCGAGGCGATCGCCACATTGCAAGCGACGGAGGAAATCGACGAACGGCGCGCGGCGTGCAAGGTACTCGGCGCGTGGAACGACACGGCCGCCACGACCGCGGTTGGCGCAACGTTGTGGGACGAAACCTGGCGGCGTCTGCTGACGATTCCGCCCGCACAGTTGTACGCGATACCGTTCGACGCCACGAAGCCATTGACCACGCCGGCCGGTATCGCCGCCGATCCCGCCAGGCTCGCCGCCGCGCTGCACGACGCAATCACGGCACTACGGAGCGCCGGCATCGCCATCGACGCGCCTCGCGGCGCCGCGCTCTACGTACAGCGCAACGCCGAGCGCATTGCGTTATATGGCGGCTGTGATGCGGCCGGCTACTTCACCGCTGCGTGCGCGTCGCATCCGTTCGATTCGAGCGGCTATTCGATGAACGTCAATCCGACCGGCGATACGTATCTGCAGGTCGTGTCATTCGACGACACTCAGGTAATCGCGCACACGCTGCTTGCCTCGTCCGAATCCGACGATCCCGCGTCGCCGCACTATGCGGACGCGACGCGCGATTACGCCGCTAAGCGGTGGCTGACTGTGCCGTTCTCGGAACAAGCGATTGCACGCGACTCGGAGTTGGGCGTTCGCACGCTGAGTTCAGCGGATGCAAACGCGCAATAA
- a CDS encoding 3-ketoacyl-ACP reductase, protein MANRIAYVTGGMGGIGTAICQRLHKENFTVIAGCGPNSARKARWLDEQKALGYNFVASEGNVADWESTVKAFEKVKKEVGEIDVLVNNAGITRDGMFRKMSHEDWVAVIDTNLTSLFNVTKQVIEGMVERGWGRIVNISSVNGQKGQFGQTNYSTAKAGIHGFTMALAQEVATKNVTVNTVSPGYIGTDMVKAIRPEVLEKIVATIPVRRLGTPEEIASIVAWISSDQAGFATGADFSLNGGLHMG, encoded by the coding sequence ATGGCAAATCGCATTGCCTACGTAACTGGCGGTATGGGCGGTATCGGCACCGCAATCTGTCAGCGCTTGCACAAAGAAAATTTCACGGTCATCGCGGGATGCGGCCCGAACTCGGCACGCAAAGCCCGATGGCTCGACGAACAGAAAGCGCTTGGCTACAACTTCGTTGCTTCCGAAGGTAACGTCGCGGATTGGGAATCCACGGTGAAGGCGTTCGAGAAAGTCAAAAAGGAAGTCGGCGAAATCGACGTGCTGGTCAACAACGCGGGCATCACGCGCGACGGCATGTTCCGCAAGATGTCGCACGAAGACTGGGTCGCGGTGATCGACACCAACCTGACGAGCCTGTTCAACGTGACCAAGCAGGTCATCGAGGGCATGGTCGAGCGAGGCTGGGGCCGCATCGTCAACATCTCGTCGGTCAATGGTCAGAAAGGCCAGTTCGGACAAACCAACTACTCGACCGCGAAGGCCGGCATTCACGGCTTTACGATGGCACTGGCGCAGGAAGTAGCCACCAAGAACGTGACCGTCAACACCGTGTCGCCCGGCTATATCGGCACCGACATGGTCAAGGCGATCCGCCCCGAAGTGCTGGAAAAAATCGTCGCGACAATTCCGGTGCGCCGGCTCGGCACGCCGGAAGAAATTGCGTCGATCGTCGCATGGATCTCATCGGATCAGGCGGGCTTTGCAACGGGAGCGGATTTCTCGTTGAACGGCGGTCTCCATATGGGCTAG
- a CDS encoding aromatic ring-hydroxylating oxygenase subunit alpha: protein MFPRNAWYVACMPDEVADKPLGRQICGEPMVFYRNASNEVVALEDFCPHRGAPLSLGFVRDGTLVCGYHGLEMGCQGKATGMPGQRVNGFPAIRSFPVIERYGFIWVWPGDAAQADAAKLHHLEWAESSEWAYGGGLYHIHCDYRLMIDNLMDLTHETYVHANSIGQKEIDEAAPKTVAEGDMVRTSRFMENVAAPPFWKMALRGNGLADDVPVDRWQICHFTPPSHVLIEVGVAHAGHGGYDAPADKKASSIVVDFITPETDTSIWYFWGMARHFRPDDAELTASIREGQGKIFSEDLQMLERQQQNLLRWPERNLLKLNIDAGGVMSRRVIDRLVAQERASAGAPQAEVSRVIPVRTAT from the coding sequence ATGTTCCCCAGGAATGCGTGGTACGTCGCATGTATGCCCGACGAAGTCGCCGACAAACCGCTTGGCCGGCAGATCTGCGGCGAGCCCATGGTCTTCTATCGCAACGCGAGCAACGAGGTTGTTGCGCTCGAAGACTTTTGCCCGCATCGCGGCGCACCGCTTTCGCTGGGTTTCGTGCGCGACGGCACGCTCGTATGCGGCTATCACGGCCTCGAAATGGGATGCCAGGGCAAGGCGACCGGTATGCCGGGGCAGCGCGTCAACGGCTTTCCAGCGATCCGTAGCTTCCCGGTGATCGAGCGTTACGGCTTTATCTGGGTGTGGCCGGGCGATGCGGCGCAGGCGGATGCCGCGAAACTGCATCATCTGGAATGGGCTGAAAGTTCTGAATGGGCTTATGGCGGCGGTCTGTATCACATCCACTGCGATTACCGGTTGATGATCGACAACCTGATGGATCTGACGCACGAAACCTACGTGCACGCCAATAGCATCGGTCAGAAAGAAATCGATGAAGCCGCACCGAAAACGGTTGCCGAAGGCGATATGGTGCGCACGAGCCGCTTCATGGAAAACGTGGCGGCGCCGCCGTTCTGGAAGATGGCGCTGCGCGGCAACGGTCTGGCCGACGATGTGCCGGTCGATCGCTGGCAGATCTGCCACTTCACGCCGCCGAGCCATGTACTGATCGAAGTCGGAGTCGCGCACGCGGGGCACGGTGGCTACGATGCGCCGGCAGATAAAAAGGCGTCGTCGATTGTCGTCGATTTCATCACGCCGGAAACCGATACGTCGATCTGGTATTTCTGGGGCATGGCGCGCCATTTCCGCCCCGACGATGCCGAGCTGACTGCAAGTATTCGCGAAGGGCAGGGCAAGATTTTCAGCGAAGATCTGCAGATGCTCGAACGTCAGCAGCAGAACCTGCTCAGATGGCCCGAGCGCAATCTGCTCAAACTCAATATCGATGCGGGTGGTGTGATGTCGCGCCGCGTGATAGATCGCCTCGTCGCGCAGGAGCGCGCATCCGCGGGCGCGCCGCAGGCAGAAGTGTCACGCGTGATTCCGGTGCGGACGGCCACATGA
- a CDS encoding YciI family protein: MLFAVLFEDHAEHADELRRRHMDAHLQFLERNAAAIVAAGPLRHADGAADGGLWLVEANTHEQVERLVHDDPFWPTGLRKSVRILIWKQVFADGTRVGG; encoded by the coding sequence ATGCTATTTGCGGTTCTATTCGAAGATCATGCCGAACACGCCGATGAATTGCGACGGCGGCACATGGATGCGCATCTGCAATTCCTCGAACGCAATGCCGCGGCGATCGTCGCGGCGGGCCCGCTGCGTCACGCGGATGGTGCCGCGGACGGCGGCTTATGGCTCGTCGAAGCGAACACCCACGAACAGGTCGAGCGGCTCGTTCATGATGATCCGTTCTGGCCGACCGGCTTGCGCAAGTCGGTGCGTATCCTGATCTGGAAGCAGGTGTTCGCCGATGGAACGCGCGTCGGCGGGTGA
- a CDS encoding 4'-phosphopantetheinyl transferase family protein produces the protein MTTLKMNSMIATAAPDFDVRVLDVPRARAAGIEIFCVTFDFAMSLEHPAFAVLSDDERAKAARFLRHEDALRHAGTRVVLRYLLAERTGVKPDALHFEPDAAGRPRIVSLRNPLSNTPGAPDVCLDFNVSHSGRHALIAIAARGRVGVDIEAARNGIDWQRLTPTVFAPRDNAYVSALPVSLRADAFYAVWTAKEALLKALGVGIGDGMTWFSVLGDGDGQHEPSVALSDDHARNGNAILQLDAQWLQISAGYCACVAWSGDGVLPDL, from the coding sequence ATGACCACGTTGAAAATGAATTCGATGATCGCAACCGCTGCCCCTGATTTCGATGTACGTGTGCTGGATGTACCGCGTGCACGCGCCGCTGGTATCGAAATCTTCTGCGTTACGTTCGACTTTGCCATGAGTCTCGAGCATCCGGCTTTCGCGGTGCTGTCCGATGATGAGCGCGCGAAAGCCGCGCGCTTTCTGCGCCACGAAGACGCGTTGCGTCACGCGGGCACACGTGTGGTATTGCGTTACTTGCTTGCCGAACGAACCGGCGTGAAGCCGGACGCATTGCATTTCGAGCCGGATGCCGCGGGCCGGCCGCGTATCGTGTCGCTGCGAAACCCGCTGTCGAATACGCCGGGCGCGCCTGACGTATGCCTCGATTTCAACGTATCGCATTCTGGGCGCCATGCGCTGATTGCGATTGCCGCGCGAGGGCGTGTCGGCGTCGATATCGAGGCCGCCCGTAACGGGATCGACTGGCAGCGGCTGACGCCGACGGTGTTTGCGCCGCGCGACAACGCGTATGTATCGGCGCTACCGGTGTCGTTGCGCGCCGACGCGTTCTATGCGGTCTGGACCGCCAAGGAAGCGCTGTTGAAGGCGCTCGGCGTCGGCATCGGCGACGGCATGACATGGTTTTCGGTGCTCGGCGATGGCGATGGTCAGCATGAACCGAGCGTCGCACTGAGCGACGACCATGCACGCAATGGCAATGCAATCCTGCAACTGGATGCGCAATGGCTTCAGATATCGGCAGGCTATTGCGCCTGTGTCGCGTGGTCGGGCGATGGCGTATTGCCGGACCTGTAA
- a CDS encoding MarR family winged helix-turn-helix transcriptional regulator, whose amino-acid sequence MATSSDTSTSPISIDLYDQPGHLIRRAHQISVSMFHDLLGREVTPVQYAVLRMLQELPGLDQVTLAQRVGLDTSTTADIAVRLEAKGWIVREVLPRRQRRLLLTPAGEQLLDQLIPGVNALNHGLLDGLGDEDAKELLRLLRKFVHLNNDQSRAPLRSANDDSESDSGSNPVSR is encoded by the coding sequence ATGGCCACTTCAAGCGATACCAGCACTTCCCCGATCAGCATCGACCTGTATGACCAGCCTGGGCATCTGATCAGACGCGCGCATCAGATCTCCGTGTCCATGTTTCACGATCTGCTGGGACGTGAAGTGACACCGGTGCAATACGCGGTGCTCCGAATGCTGCAGGAATTGCCGGGACTCGATCAGGTCACGCTCGCGCAGCGGGTCGGCCTCGACACCTCCACCACCGCCGATATCGCGGTGCGGCTCGAAGCGAAAGGCTGGATCGTGCGCGAGGTTCTACCGCGCAGGCAGCGCCGTCTTTTGCTGACACCCGCCGGAGAACAACTGCTCGATCAACTGATACCGGGCGTTAATGCGCTGAATCACGGCTTGCTCGACGGGCTCGGAGATGAAGACGCGAAAGAACTATTGCGGCTATTGCGCAAGTTCGTGCATCTGAATAACGATCAAAGTCGCGCGCCGTTGCGCAGCGCGAATGACGATTCGGAGTCGGATTCCGGTTCGAATCCTGTTTCGCGCTGA
- a CDS encoding PDR/VanB family oxidoreductase produces MNQAVLNVVVARRRDEAPGIASFELRSEDGGPLPAFEAGSHVDVHLPNGLVRQYSLCNDPRETHRYTIAVLRDEAGRGGSRAVHDLIREGECLRISAPRNHFALAHDASHHLLLAGGIGVTPILCMAEQLAASGESFAMHYCTRSRERTAFVERIAQAGFAQSVQFHHDDNAGGSTFDIEQVLKGAPAGTHLYVCGPRGFMDFVLDTARANGWPQERLHYEFFGAPANQSAAGGAFQVRIASSGATIDIPPECTVVQALAANGIEVITSCEQGVCGTCLTRVIAGEPEHLDSYLTDEERAANDQFLPCCSRAKSPLLVLDL; encoded by the coding sequence ATGAATCAGGCCGTGCTGAATGTAGTGGTCGCGCGGCGGCGCGACGAAGCGCCTGGTATCGCGAGCTTCGAATTGCGCAGCGAAGATGGTGGACCTTTGCCCGCGTTCGAGGCGGGTTCGCATGTCGACGTGCATCTTCCGAATGGTCTCGTGCGTCAGTACTCGCTATGCAATGATCCGCGAGAAACGCATCGCTATACGATCGCGGTGCTGCGCGACGAAGCGGGACGCGGTGGTTCGAGGGCGGTGCATGATCTGATTCGCGAAGGCGAGTGCCTGCGGATCAGCGCGCCGCGCAATCATTTCGCGTTGGCGCATGATGCAAGTCATCATCTGCTGCTGGCGGGCGGCATCGGTGTGACGCCGATTCTGTGCATGGCGGAGCAACTGGCGGCGTCCGGCGAGTCGTTCGCGATGCACTATTGCACGCGCTCCAGAGAACGTACCGCATTCGTCGAGCGGATTGCCCAGGCCGGATTTGCGCAGTCGGTCCAGTTTCATCACGACGATAATGCGGGCGGCTCGACATTCGATATCGAGCAGGTACTCAAGGGTGCACCTGCCGGCACGCATCTGTATGTGTGCGGTCCGCGCGGCTTTATGGACTTCGTGCTCGATACCGCGCGAGCGAATGGATGGCCGCAGGAGCGGCTGCATTACGAGTTCTTCGGCGCGCCTGCTAATCAATCGGCGGCGGGCGGCGCTTTTCAGGTGCGTATCGCGAGCAGCGGCGCGACGATCGACATCCCACCGGAATGCACGGTCGTACAGGCGCTGGCGGCCAACGGCATCGAAGTCATCACGTCGTGCGAGCAGGGCGTGTGCGGTACCTGCCTCACGCGAGTGATTGCCGGCGAGCCCGAGCATCTGGATTCATATCTGACCGATGAGGAACGCGCGGCGAATGACCAGTTCCTGCCGTGCTGCTCGCGCGCGAAATCTCCATTGCTCGTGCTGGATCTGTAG
- a CDS encoding Na/Pi cotransporter family protein: MTSYLAEMDPVRLNLVEICGLLIGGLALFLLGLEFMTGGLKAIAGAKLQSLLGVLTANRFRGMAAGAAVTALLNSSTITTVLMVGFVSAGLMTLGQAVPMIMGANIGSTITAQIVAFDVSRLTPFMLAIGFVLHAFGRRELLVQIGRVVMGLGLLFLGIQLMGQATHPLRTYQPFIDAMQDMRNPLMGIIVGAVFTAIVQSSAATLGIVIALSGQGLMPLEAAITLIFGANVGTCGTALLASIGKPPEAVQVGIVHLIFNLFGVVVGIFLIPQMADFVRFISPSFPELQGNARLAAEAPRQVANAHTIFSVASTLILIWFTGPIARFAQFIVPKRAQAAKPAGDALYLDEASLTVPALGLQRIRIELTRLGAQVLDIVRGGSQMVSNGTMEEINLLLDQDKEADRLAAEILHYIGQLSQQQHSEDEGQQIVGLTQVASNLESISGIVRTTLMTVGQQRLTQQIDLLRLRDAATMQFTDAVICNLEQAIRTIEQPDPAEVAKVIDEKPAIDKLAATARQVVLAKLQLADKGDVVTFRLAMDLIEQGRQITQFARAVAKNVEPLHEG; the protein is encoded by the coding sequence ATGACTTCGTATCTGGCAGAGATGGACCCGGTCAGGCTGAACCTCGTCGAGATATGCGGCTTGCTGATCGGCGGCCTTGCGCTGTTTCTTCTCGGCCTCGAGTTCATGACCGGTGGCCTGAAGGCGATCGCCGGCGCGAAACTACAGTCGCTGCTCGGCGTGCTGACCGCCAACCGGTTTCGCGGCATGGCGGCAGGCGCCGCGGTGACCGCGCTGCTCAATTCGTCGACCATCACGACGGTGCTGATGGTCGGCTTCGTGTCCGCCGGGCTGATGACGCTGGGCCAGGCGGTGCCGATGATCATGGGCGCGAACATCGGCTCGACCATCACCGCGCAGATCGTCGCGTTCGACGTATCGCGGCTGACTCCGTTCATGCTCGCGATCGGCTTCGTGCTGCATGCATTCGGCCGCCGTGAATTGCTGGTACAGATCGGGCGCGTGGTCATGGGGCTCGGGTTGCTGTTTCTCGGCATCCAGCTGATGGGCCAGGCGACTCATCCGCTGCGCACGTATCAGCCGTTTATCGACGCGATGCAGGACATGCGCAATCCGTTGATGGGCATCATCGTCGGCGCGGTGTTCACCGCGATCGTGCAAAGCTCCGCGGCGACGCTCGGGATCGTGATTGCGTTGAGCGGGCAAGGTCTGATGCCGCTCGAAGCGGCCATTACGCTGATTTTCGGCGCGAACGTGGGCACCTGTGGTACCGCGCTGCTGGCATCGATCGGCAAGCCGCCCGAAGCGGTGCAGGTAGGCATCGTGCATCTGATCTTCAATCTGTTTGGCGTCGTGGTCGGCATTTTTCTGATTCCGCAAATGGCGGACTTCGTGCGCTTTATCTCGCCGTCCTTTCCGGAGCTGCAAGGCAACGCGCGGCTCGCGGCCGAGGCGCCGCGACAGGTGGCCAATGCCCATACGATCTTCAGTGTGGCAAGCACGCTGATCCTGATCTGGTTCACCGGTCCGATCGCACGCTTCGCGCAATTCATCGTGCCGAAGCGTGCGCAGGCAGCCAAGCCCGCGGGCGATGCGCTGTATCTCGACGAAGCATCGCTGACCGTGCCCGCGCTGGGATTGCAGCGCATACGCATCGAATTGACGCGGCTCGGCGCGCAGGTACTCGATATCGTGCGCGGCGGCTCGCAGATGGTGTCGAACGGCACGATGGAAGAGATCAATCTTCTGCTGGATCAGGACAAGGAAGCCGACCGGCTCGCGGCCGAAATTCTTCACTACATCGGCCAGTTGTCGCAACAGCAACATTCGGAAGACGAAGGTCAGCAGATAGTCGGCCTTACGCAAGTCGCGAGCAACCTCGAGAGCATCAGCGGTATTGTTCGCACCACGCTGATGACGGTGGGCCAGCAAAGACTGACGCAACAGATCGATCTGCTTCGCTTGCGGGATGCTGCCACCATGCAATTCACCGATGCGGTGATCTGCAATCTCGAACAGGCGATCCGCACGATCGAGCAGCCCGATCCGGCGGAAGTCGCGAAGGTTATCGATGAAAAGCCGGCGATCGACAAACTCGCCGCAACCGCGCGTCAGGTCGTGCTCGCGAAACTTCAACTGGCGGATAAAGGGGATGTCGTGACGTTCCGGCTCGCGATGGATCTGATCGAGCAGGGCCGGCAGATCACGCAATTCGCGAGAGCCGTCGCGAAGAATGTCGAGCCGCTTCACGAAGGTTAG
- a CDS encoding Fis family transcriptional regulator: protein MQQPIVPAKAGEISLDYHMTLEALRSGVGNQYHVGSMAQAIYMAMLLNQRGYGVSVPELFRDAESVILHCRQSGLETGTCVVDNDAYALLGQVLTLFDQQLAAVPVRELVAVNAKLKQLFTSANAGYDGEDNAR, encoded by the coding sequence ATGCAGCAGCCGATCGTACCCGCGAAAGCGGGTGAAATCTCGCTCGACTATCACATGACGCTCGAGGCGCTGCGCAGCGGCGTCGGCAATCAATATCACGTCGGCAGCATGGCGCAGGCCATTTATATGGCGATGCTGCTCAATCAGCGCGGCTATGGCGTGTCGGTACCGGAACTCTTTCGCGACGCGGAAAGCGTCATCCTGCATTGCCGTCAGTCGGGTCTCGAAACCGGCACCTGTGTCGTCGACAACGATGCCTATGCGCTGCTCGGGCAGGTTCTGACGCTGTTCGATCAGCAACTCGCGGCGGTGCCGGTGCGCGAACTGGTCGCGGTCAACGCGAAGTTGAAGCAGCTTTTCACGAGCGCCAATGCCGGATATGACGGCGAGGATAATGCGCGGTAG